The Streptomyces sp. NBC_00510 genomic interval ATGCCCGACGGGTCGGCACGGTCCCTGCGACTCTCCCGGCCACGCTCGCGCGGGAGCGCCCCGCAGCGCGTGGCTGCGGGGCGCATAGTGGGGTCTAGTCGACCATCTGCCCGTCGTACGTACCGCCCTTGCAGGTGTTGGTCGCCCAATCGACCGTTCCGCCGCCCTGCTCGCACTCACCTGGGGTGGGGCTGGCGGTGGTGGCGGCGGTTGCAGCGGTGGCGGTGGCGGCGCCGGTGAGGCCGAGTCCGGTGAGGGCTGCCGTGGCGATGACGGCGGCGAGGATTCGTCGAATGCGCATGTGGTTCCCCTTTCACGCATTGCCTCGGTTCGGACACTAGTCAGCTTGATCTTCACCCAAGTGGGTGGCACGTCATGTTGCGCCATTCGGGTGACAGCGCTGTCGGGTGCGGGGCCGGTGACGCGACCCGTCATACAGGCCCTTGTGGGCGGTGCTGCGTGTGGCCACCTCGCGGTCCCGTTCTTGGGATATCGCCGGTCCACGGGCCGCACATGGATGAACTGAACAAGTTCAGTTGAGGACTCACGGGGAGAAGTCCGGGCTGCCTGCGATGTGGCGGCCTGGGCCCGGGCTACCGCCCGCGCCATGTAGCCCCGCACGGTTGGTACCGGTGGGACGAGCGGCGGATGACCCGACGGGATCACCGCAGGCCACACGACTGGACCTGGCGCCGCCACGTAAGTGGGATCCGCCCCTGACCGGCAAGTCTGGTTGGGGGCCGTTCTCGTTAGGCCCTACTGCCTGTCACTGTGGTTCCCCGCCGTTCCCCGCTCGTTCTGGCACCCTTGAGGCACGACACGTGATCATGGTCACGTGATTGACGGAGCGACTTTGGCCGGGAGCCGCTTTTGGGGGCTCGCCCCAAAGTGGCTGGCTAAAGTTGCGGAGTCGATCACCCCAGCCATCCACGCTCCCACCATCCACGGCCCGCAGGGTCCGGCGGAGCTCCCAGCCGTCGCGCACCTGCCTTTGGATCAAAGCGTCGTTTGGGTCCGTGGCGGAACCTGCGTACGGCCCCGCGGGCAGTGCTGCATCCCTAGGTCGGGCCTGGCGGTGTGGGTCCTGGGTGGGGAATCAAGCTCGGTCCGGTGAGTCGGCCCTTGGTGGGTCGGTGTGTGATGCGTGATCATCCCGGGGCCGTGCTGGTGGAGTTGAGCGTGGTCGAGCAGCGGTATCACGCGGTCATGGAGGTGACCGCGGGCGCCCCGGTGGTCGAGGTCGCGGCACGTTATGGGGTCTCGCGGAACGACGCGACGTCACGACTGTCGGGCGTCTATGACCCGAATTTCGTCCATTGCCCTTCGGAGACCACCTCGACGGAGCCGTCGACGACCTTGATGGCCGTCTGTTCGTCGATGGCGTAGGCCGGGACGCCGATGTCGGCGGCCCACCGCTCCGCGTCAGCCAGGGTGTTCGTTGGGAAAGCGTCCAGGTGCGGGAAGATTGAGAAGTCGACGACTCCCAGAGTGCGGTCGTCCGGCGCGGACGGCCACTCGACGAAGTACGCTCCGATCCGGGGCGTCATCACCATGCTTCCGGCACTCACTCCCACCCAGACCGTGTCGGGCAGCGAAGGCAGCAGATCGGTCAGCCCGGACTCCCGCATCCAGTGGCACAGGTACGTCGCGTCGCCGCCGTCGACCAGGAGCACGTCGGCCTCCCGGATCCAGGGGACCCATCGTTCTGCGCCGATGCTGGGCAGTGCGGTGAGTTCGAGGACGCCGAGTGACGCCCAGCCGAGGCCGGTCAGGTATTGCCACGTGGGCTGGGCGGCTAGGAGGCCCCGCACCGATGTCGGCCCGCACATCGGGTGACCCCATTGTGCTGTCGGGATGCAGAGGGCGTGGCACTCGGCGATCGGCTTGCCGAGAAGTTTTACGAGCGCCGTGTGGATGCTTGGGTTCGTGACGCCGCCTGACGTAAGCAAGAGCTTCAAGGTGCCTCCAAATTCGCGTGCAGAAGGTGGATGTACCTGAAGACCCGAGAGCGTGCTGGAACTCATCGCAGTTCGGGCGACCTTTTCAGAGGTCCTTCAGGTCGCCGGGGCTCTCGGCTCATCCTCCGGCTGCGATCGATATTCATTGGACCGCGGTAAGGCGCTTGCCGTCGTGACTACGGACATGCGGGCCGGCACTGTCCAGGGCGTCCAGGAGCCGAACCGCGAAGACCTCGGACATGCGCGCCGAGACCTCCTCGGGCGTGAGCCAGTCGACGGCTGTGGGCTCGTCGGAGGAGCCTTCGGTGCCGCCGGAGGGCTTGCAGCGGAAGACCAAGGCGACGATGCCGCGGGTGGTGTTCTTGTAGACCCCAGTGATCGTCTCGGCCTGCATCGCCCTCGGACGCGAGAACGGCGTGCACGCCCTTCGGCACTTCCATGCCTCCGTGCTCCTGGATGCGGGGGAGAGCAGCAAGGCGCTGAACGAGCAACTCGGTCACCATGATCCGAGCTTCACCCTCCGCACGCACACCCACCTGATGCGGAGCAGCGAGGCGCGCACCCGCCCGCGGTCGACCGCGTCCTCCGGGCCGTGAACCGGCGGCGGCCTTGGCCGACGTGATGAGCGCCCTCCCACGGGAGGGCGCTCGCGCGTTGAGGGACCTGTGCCTCGTATGCGTCAGATCGCCTCGCCCTAGGCGACCTTGGCGCCGGTCTTCCCCATCGGCTGCTCGCCGACGTGCGTGTTCTCGGCGACGAACACCGCCCGTACGGGGCCGAAGAGCCACAGCGAGATCGCCGCGAGTTCCGCGACCCCCAGGACGGTGAAGAACATGCCGTCGGAATCGACCGCTGTGGTCCACCAGTCGTAGGAAAGTCCACCGATGATCACCGCGACCGGGTAGGCGCCCTGGGATATCAGGCGACGGCAGCCGCTGACGACGCCGAGCGCGTCGCCGGGTGACTGGCGCTGCCAGATCGCGGTCATCGGGCCGCCGGTGAGCTGCAGCCCCGCGTTGCGGCCGAAACTCCCCAGGTACCAGAGCCAGTGGGCACCCGGTACGACGAGCAGGATGCGGCCGGCCACGGCGGCGGTGGCCTGTGCGACGGGCAGGAGGACATCGGCGCGATGCGGCCGTTTGCGCAGCGTCATGTACAGGGCGCCGGAGACCAACCCCGCTCCGCCGAACGCGGAGTACGACCCCCAGCCGACACTCCCGGCGTGTCGGGTCACATAGGCCACCAGCCCGGCCGCCGAAAGGCCGTTGAAGAAGTTCAGGGCGCTGTAGGACAGCTGCAGCCGGCGCAGGCCGCGATGCGCCCAGATGAACCGGAAACCGGCCGCGACATGCGCGAACGGAGACTGCCGCGGCCCCCGTTCGACCACAGGCAACCTCCGGGCCGGCACCGCCATCAGGGAGAAGGACAGCAGCAGCCCGGTGAGACTGGTTCCCAGCACGATGTCCGGCCCGGAGACCGCGTAGGTCCATGCGCCGATCGCCGGTGCCAGGATCTGCGGAACGCTCTGCACCAGGTAGACGAGCGAGTTGGACCGAACCAGGTCGACATCGCTCGCCAGGTGCCTCACCACACTGACGATGAGCGACTGCGCCACGCTGTCGGCGAGGGCCTGCACGACGAAGACGACGCCGATCAGGACGAAGTCGATCTGGTCGTCGCGCACGATGAAGAACAGCGCGGCCACCGTCGCGGCCAGCACTGCGTTGGACCCGAGCAGAACGTGCCGTTGATGGAAGCGATCGACGATGACACCCGCGAACGGGGCGAAGAAGACGCTCGTGAACGTGCGCACTGCCAGAAGGACCGCGAGCGTGGCGGCCTCGCCGGTCTTCGTCGTGACGGTGAGTGTGACGGCGATCGACGCCATTCCCGCACCCAGCAGATTCAGGAATTCGGACACGAGTATCGTGAGGAAGGCCGCCCGCTTGACAGCGGCGGTAGAGCGCATCACGTGCTGGCCTCCAGGGTGCCTGCAGTGCCCGGCCAAGGCCGGGCCGGGTCTGTCAACGACGGTCATTCAGGGCATGACGGGGTCAACCTGCGCCGCCGCCGGTCAGTGATGGTTCCGGGACTGAGGGATCTCGCCGGTGCTGTACCGCGCGCTCGTGGGGGACCGGCACCGAGTGGGGAGACGGGCTCAAGCGAAGTCCGGGAGCGTATCAGGCACGGCCAGGACCGTAACGGCCAGGCTGAACCGGCGCCCACTGCCTCGGCACACGTCACCAACAGACGGTGTGGTCACCAGCATTGAGGTGCGGGAACCGCCGGCAGCGGACCAGCGCCGTGAGCCTGGTGGCGGTCGTCGCCCGAATATCCTTCCGGGGTGACGCCGACCCCCCTGACACATGTCGACGAGGACGCGGCCCTCGGTCTTGCAGGGCCGGGTGGTGACGTGTTCCGCGTGCCCGGGGGGACCGTCGTGGTCGGACCCCTGTCGGTGGTGATCGTCGCGGACCCCGGGGACGACCCGGACGTCAGCGGGGTGTGGAACGACCGGGAGTTCCGGCTGGTCGGCCCCGCACCGGCCCCCGTCGCGTCACGGCTCATGGGGCCGCTGCCGTTCACCACTGCCGGGAGGCCACCGGAGCCGCTCGTGCACCTCTTCGTCCGGCTCGACGGCGGCTGTCTCCACCTCGGCCTCCTGAGGGCATCGATGTGTGAGGCGGACGGTGACGACGTGCTCGTCCACTGCCGGTTCCAGATCAGTCCGCCCCTGAGCCGGGACGTCCTCGACCGGGTCCGGCCGCCGGTCGCACCGCCCCCTCTCCCCGGCGTGGACTGGCTCGGCGACGTGCGGACGGCGCCCGGCCGGGCCCTTGAGTCCTTTCTGACCGGCTGGTACCCGGTGACCGCCCCGCGGGGGGCGGTCACCGACGTGCCCGGTTCGATCCCGGGGGCACTGGCCGACTTCTACCGTCTGGCCGCGCAGCGCCCTGCCGTCCTCGGCAGGCACAGCCGGATCAGGCCGCTCGACGAACTACGGACGGACAGCACCGCGGATCGCCTCGTCTTCGGTGTCGAGTGCCAGGGCTGCTGGGACTGGTCGATCCCCTGGGAGCCGGGCGCCACCGACACCGATCCCATTGTGTGGTTCGAGGACAGCCACCCTGTGCCCGAGCAGGAACGGCTGAGCGGATTCCTCCTGCAGTTCTCCCTTGCGGAGGCCGCGCTCGGCGCCGTTTATCAGGCTTGGTGTGACGACCTTCCCCGGCATCTGCTTCCCGTGCTCGAAAGCCGGCTGGTGCGCGTGCCACTGCGGCCGTTCCTGTCGCCCGCCGACGCGCCGACGGACTTCCTGGTCGGCCCTGGTCTCGTCGCCCCGGTCAGCCCCAGCGGGGACGAAGGAAAGCTCGACGTCTGGGTCGGCGCCCAGCACCGCGGCGCACTGCACCCGCTCGGACTGCTCGACATCCCGTGGCGGCGTTTCGACGGGTGACCGATGCGTTCACGCGCCCGCGCGGCGCTCAGCCGGGAGGGAGGGCGAGCCGCAGGACGATCTCGCCGTCGTCGATCTCACCGGTCGGCTCGAAGCCGAACTTGCGGTAGAAGGGCCACGGTTCGCCGTCGCCGGGCTCGTAGCTGGTCAGCAGCTCGGTGGCGCCGTCCGCGCGGACCAGGTCGGCGATCTGGGTGAGCACCTCCCGGCCGATGCCGTGCCCTTGGTGGCGCTTGTCGATGAGGAGGCGCCAGATGAAGTGGCGTCCCTGGTAGGGGCCGGCCGGCGGTTTCCACGACAGCATCACAAAGCCGACCGGCTCGTCGCCGCGGTACACGGCGCGGTACCAGGGGTTGGCGTCCGGCATCTTCGCCGCCTGCTTCAGCGACAGGGACACGGACGCCACGAACTGCTTCTGCTTGTGCCGGACGCGGAGGGCGCGGACGGCCTCGCGGTTGTCGTCGGTGATCTCCCGGAGGTGCACGCCTGGGGACGTCATGCCACACCCTTTCCCCGTGCGTACGCGTAGCCGGGGACGCCGGGTCGCACGTCCTCGCAGCGTATGCGGCCCGGGGCGTCCGGAGCGGGACTGGCGCGCCGGGCGCGGGGCCCCCGCACGCGAGTGGCGGCTGTTAGAGTCCGGGCCCTGCCGGTTCCCGACACCGTTCGATCGGATCGCGAAGGAAAGCCATGGTCGAATTGGTACGAACCCTGGTCGAGGCACTCGTGCAAGGGCTGCCGGGACTGAGGGCGATCCGCGAGGAGAAGCGGCGCCGCAAACTCGGCGCGGAGCTGTTCATCCTCTACGTGCGGCTCAACGAGGCGATGCTGGAGGCGGAAGGCATCGTCAGGAACCTTGAGGGCTACGCGGAGCGAATGGGCCGGCACCTCGAGCACGGTGACGACGCGTACGCGCTCGGCGCGGGGGACTGGGTCGCCCGGGGTGTGCAGAGGCAGATCGTGAACCTCGCGCGGATCTCCGGCCTGATGGGTGACCACGGTGTGGCGCTGCAGATCATCGACCCCGAGGCCTACAACCGGCTCCAGCCGCTGCTCAGCGGCAAGTTCAACGCCCTGCAGGTGCTCCTCGCCATCATGGGCTCCGGAGCCCTGCCGCTCGCCCCGACGCAGGAGGACCTCGCGAGGGCGATGGACGTCGGTCATCCCGGCAGCAGGGAGGGGCAGCGCCGGATGATGGCCAACCTGGAGGAGTTCGCGCCCCGGTGGCGTGACACCGCGCTCGCCACGTCGTCCCCATGGGGACCGTCGACGTACGAATCCGTCGTCCGGTACCTGCGGGAGCGCGAGCCGCGCGAGCAGCTGTCCGAGATCCGCGCCGCCCTGGAGTCGCTGCGGACGGCCCTCGAAAAGCACTTCACGATCTCCGACGTACTGCTGGAGGTCGGGGACGCGCGCATGGGGTCGCGGAGCGGCAGCTTCGTGGAGTGACCCGCCCGGGCGGCCGACTAGGCGGGGTCGAGCGGTTCCCACGGGGGCGTGCCGCGGTAGGCGCGGCCGACCATCGTGACCCAGCGGTGGACCGCGTCCTCGTTGGGGGCGAAGGGGCCGGGGCGGAAGTGCGGGGAGGCCAGGCCGCGCTGCACCGACTCGCAGGCGGCCCAGTCCTGGCGGTTCGTGCGGTCCCAGAACTCCACGGCGTACGAGGCGTCGGCCACGCCCTCGGGTACGTACCAGGTGCAGGTGACCCGGGTGCGGTCCGGGGCTTCCGGGACGAGCAGATGGGTCATCACGTAGTCGGGGTGCAGGGAGAGCAGCAGGTTCGGGAAGAGGCCGAGGTACAGCACGCGGCGCCGGTCCGTGCCGTCGATGAAGGTCCCCCGGGAACGGCCGGTCAGGGACATCGTCTCCGCGCCGTCCCGCAGGTCCATCGCGCCGCCCACCCATGCGCCGGGGAGGTCGTAGTTGTCGCCGCTGGTCGGCGGGGACACGGCGCACAGCTCGGGGTGGATCAGCGGGCAGTGGTAGCACTCGTGGTAGTTCTCGGCGATCACCTTCCAGTTCGCGCGGACCGTGTACGCGTGCCGCTCGGCGGCCTTCAGCTCCCCGGGGGCGTACGGGTCGACCAGCGGGCCCATCCCGCCGAGGTGCTCGGCGAACGGGGCCGCGTCGCCGGTCGCGTTGGCCATGACCCAGCCGTGCCACTCGACGGCGGGCAGTTCGGCCAGCCCGTGGTCCCGGCGCTCGAAGGAGGGCACGTCCTGGAAGCCGGGCGCCCTGCGCAACGCGCCGTCCAGGCCGTACGCCCAGGCGTGGTAGGGGCACGGGACGATCTCCCGGGTGCCCGTGCCGCCCTCGGGTAGGAGTTCGTGGGCGCGGTGCCGGCAGGTGTTGGCGAACGCGCGGACGGCGCCGTCGTCCCCGGGGCGCGTGAGCAGGACCGGGACGTCGCCCACGACCAGGGCGCGCTGCGTGACGGCGGCCCCGTCCGGCCCCGTGAACAGGTCGTCGGCGCGACCGAGGCAGCACCAGGTGCCGGCGAACAGGTGCCGCCGCTCCCAGTCGAGGACGGCGGCCGAGGTGTACGCCTCGCCGGGCAGCATCGTCGAGGTTCCGAACGGCCGCAGCGCGCGGTCCAGTTCACCGGGCGGGACGGGGGCCTCGGGGAAGACGGGACGTGCCATCGCACACCTCCGGACGGGGCTGCCTGGACGGGCGGGCATGGTATCCCGGCCCCGGGCGGCCGGGTCAGATCCAGGTGTTCAGCCACATCCGGGCGTGCCAGTCGTCGTACGGGATCGTCCGCCCGGTGTAGATCGGGAAGAAGTAGATGAAGTTCCAGACGATCAGCAGGACGAGGACGCCCCCGGCCACCGCCCCGTAGGTGCGTCGGCGTTCGTCGGCGCCGGGCCGGCCGAGGAGCGCGCCGAGCGCCATGGCGAGGGCCAGGCAGAGGTAGGGGAGGAAGACGACGGCGTAGAAGGAGAAGATGGTGCGGTTCTGGTAGTGGAACCACGGGAGGTAGCCCGCGGCGACCGCGCACAGGACGGCGCCGGCGCGCCAGTCACGGCGCAGCGCCCAGCGGTAGAGCAGGTAGACGAGGGCGAAGCAGGCCGCCCACCACAGCAGCGGCGTGCCGAGGGCGAGGATCTCCCGCGAGCAGCTGGCGGCGCCGCAGCCGTCCTGCCCCGGCTTGGGGGACTCGTAGAAGAAGGACACCGGACGGCCCAGCACCAGCCAGCTCCACGGGTTGGACTGGTACGGGTGCGGGTCCTCCAGGCCGACGTTGAACTGGTAGACCCCGTACTCGTAGTGCCACAGGCTGCGCAGCGGCGCCGGGATCCACGACCACGTGCCGCCGCGCCCGTCGGCCCAGTCCCGGCCGTAGCCGTCGTCGCTGAGGAACCAGCCGCTCCAGGTCACCAGGTACGTGACCAGGGCGACCGGGACGAGGGACAGGAAGGACCAGCCGAGGTCGCGGCGGAGCACCGCGCGGCGGGGGCGGCGGGCCCCGGCCAGACGGCGGGCGCCGACGTCCCAGAGCACGGTCATCAGCAGGAAGAACGCCAGGTAGTACAGGCCGTTCCACTTGACGGCGGAGGCCAGGCCCAGGAGCGCGCCGGCCGCGAGCCGCCAGGGACGCGGGCCGGTTCCCGCGCGGGCGCCGGTGACCGCGTCGGGCCCGGCGAAGCCGTCGGGGCCCACCGGGAGGGCCGCCGCGAGCCGGGCCCGCGCGCGGTCGCGGTCGATCAGCAGGCAGCCGAACGCCGCCAGCACGAAGAACATGACGACCACGTCGAGGAGGGCGACCCGGCTCATCACGAAGTGCAGCCCGTCCACCGCCATCAGGCCGCCCGCGAGGCAGCCCAGTGCCGTGGAGCGGAACAGCCGGCGGCCGATGCGGCACAGCATCAGCACCGACAGCGTGCCGAGCACGGCCGCCATGAAGCGCCAGCCGAGCGGGTTCAGGCCGAACATCCACTCGCCGAGGGCGATCACCCACTTGCCCATCGGCGGGTGCGCCATGAAGTGGCCGGTCTCGGAGAGCGGGATGACCTGGGGGTCCCCCAGGATCTGCGGGTCGGAGACCTTGCGGTCGGGCCAGGTGCCCTCGTAGCCGAGCCGGAGCAGGGACCAGGCGTCCTTGGCGTAGAACGTCTCGTCGAAGACGATGGCG includes:
- a CDS encoding Type 1 glutamine amidotransferase-like domain-containing protein, yielding MKLLLTSGGVTNPSIHTALVKLLGKPIAECHALCIPTAQWGHPMCGPTSVRGLLAAQPTWQYLTGLGWASLGVLELTALPSIGAERWVPWIREADVLLVDGGDATYLCHWMRESGLTDLLPSLPDTVWVGVSAGSMVMTPRIGAYFVEWPSAPDDRTLGVVDFSIFPHLDAFPTNTLADAERWAADIGVPAYAIDEQTAIKVVDGSVEVVSEGQWTKFGS
- a CDS encoding phospholipid carrier-dependent glycosyltransferase, which translates into the protein MTTDTATPDRTEDAAGDPRAATAADWPLRLRRFGHSPRPRTDTRERLVPPFPEPGTRIWQALGLGPALAHRAARAMGWLGPVLVAVLAGVLRFVNLGSPRAIVFDETFYAKDAWSLLRLGYEGTWPDRKVSDPQILGDPQVIPLSETGHFMAHPPMGKWVIALGEWMFGLNPLGWRFMAAVLGTLSVLMLCRIGRRLFRSTALGCLAGGLMAVDGLHFVMSRVALLDVVVMFFVLAAFGCLLIDRDRARARLAAALPVGPDGFAGPDAVTGARAGTGPRPWRLAAGALLGLASAVKWNGLYYLAFFLLMTVLWDVGARRLAGARRPRRAVLRRDLGWSFLSLVPVALVTYLVTWSGWFLSDDGYGRDWADGRGGTWSWIPAPLRSLWHYEYGVYQFNVGLEDPHPYQSNPWSWLVLGRPVSFFYESPKPGQDGCGAASCSREILALGTPLLWWAACFALVYLLYRWALRRDWRAGAVLCAVAAGYLPWFHYQNRTIFSFYAVVFLPYLCLALAMALGALLGRPGADERRRTYGAVAGGVLVLLIVWNFIYFFPIYTGRTIPYDDWHARMWLNTWI
- a CDS encoding MFS transporter, with protein sequence MRSTAAVKRAAFLTILVSEFLNLLGAGMASIAVTLTVTTKTGEAATLAVLLAVRTFTSVFFAPFAGVIVDRFHQRHVLLGSNAVLAATVAALFFIVRDDQIDFVLIGVVFVVQALADSVAQSLIVSVVRHLASDVDLVRSNSLVYLVQSVPQILAPAIGAWTYAVSGPDIVLGTSLTGLLLSFSLMAVPARRLPVVERGPRQSPFAHVAAGFRFIWAHRGLRRLQLSYSALNFFNGLSAAGLVAYVTRHAGSVGWGSYSAFGGAGLVSGALYMTLRKRPHRADVLLPVAQATAAVAGRILLVVPGAHWLWYLGSFGRNAGLQLTGGPMTAIWQRQSPGDALGVVSGCRRLISQGAYPVAVIIGGLSYDWWTTAVDSDGMFFTVLGVAELAAISLWLFGPVRAVFVAENTHVGEQPMGKTGAKVA
- a CDS encoding aromatic ring-hydroxylating dioxygenase subunit alpha: MARPVFPEAPVPPGELDRALRPFGTSTMLPGEAYTSAAVLDWERRHLFAGTWCCLGRADDLFTGPDGAAVTQRALVVGDVPVLLTRPGDDGAVRAFANTCRHRAHELLPEGGTGTREIVPCPYHAWAYGLDGALRRAPGFQDVPSFERRDHGLAELPAVEWHGWVMANATGDAAPFAEHLGGMGPLVDPYAPGELKAAERHAYTVRANWKVIAENYHECYHCPLIHPELCAVSPPTSGDNYDLPGAWVGGAMDLRDGAETMSLTGRSRGTFIDGTDRRRVLYLGLFPNLLLSLHPDYVMTHLLVPEAPDRTRVTCTWYVPEGVADASYAVEFWDRTNRQDWAACESVQRGLASPHFRPGPFAPNEDAVHRWVTMVGRAYRGTPPWEPLDPA
- a CDS encoding GNAT family N-acetyltransferase, whose translation is MTSPGVHLREITDDNREAVRALRVRHKQKQFVASVSLSLKQAAKMPDANPWYRAVYRGDEPVGFVMLSWKPPAGPYQGRHFIWRLLIDKRHQGHGIGREVLTQIADLVRADGATELLTSYEPGDGEPWPFYRKFGFEPTGEIDDGEIVLRLALPPG